In Silene latifolia isolate original U9 population chromosome X, ASM4854445v1, whole genome shotgun sequence, the following proteins share a genomic window:
- the LOC141617262 gene encoding uncharacterized protein LOC141617262 — MRGRRLWMLWNPQVYQVDIQHNTAQTIHAKVINRGRNKEYWITFVYGFNKITSAEISPFQECVQHCGIEGLKAVGTFFTWTNKQEAKSRVYSRIDRVLINDEWLQLFPESFANFFPEGLYDHCPCIIQLDEDKRKRNVPFRYFNMWAKAPEFKHIVTKHWNVGIYGTPMYTAVKRMKAMKSDLKKLNRNNFHDNEKNAHIMLLSLHSLQAELRTQPQDVHLIEAERKAADGDRQLQEARNAFLLQKSKAQWLEEGDDNTTYFHSVLKKRRAANKVVQIEDANGRVLNQVQDINEAFESYYKNLLGMSNNVKRVHIPTVRKGKILNAAYITSLNQPVTREEIKQDFFHSSKLLKQVNNTTLTLIPKLEHPKNDMLKALNFPNHFIHLLMECVTTPHYSLSLNGELFRYFQGKRGLRQGDSLSPLLFTVCLEYLSRILNRLTELDGLKHHPLCKKLNLTHLCFADDLLVFCRGDWASMVAVMRAFATFTAASELQMNKQKANVYGNGLPSNLLERFAELTGLKIDKLPFKYLGVPISVKKLFVLDCNMLVEKVVDRIRSLGTKKLSYAGRLVLSKSVLSTLHSY; from the exons atGAGAGGAAGGAGATTATGGATGTTGTGGAACCCTCAGGTTTATCAGGTTGACATTCAGCACAATACTGCTCAAACCATTCATGCTAAAGTTATTAACAGAGGGAGAAATAAGGAGTATTGGATTACATTTGTTTATGGTTTTAACAAG ATCACATCAGCTGAGATTTCCCCTTTTCAGGAATGTGTACAACATTGTGGTATTGAGGGCCTTAAAGCAGTGGGCACCTTTTTTACTTGGACGAACAAACAAGAGGCTAAGTCTAGAGTATATAGCAGGATAGACAGGGTGCTTATTAATGATGAATGGCTTCAACTCTTCCCAGAGTCTTTTGCAAATTTTTTCCCTGAAGGTTTATATGATCATTGTCCCTGCATAATACAGCTTGATGAAGACAAAAGGAAGAGAAATGTTCCATTCagatactttaatatgtgggcaAAAGCACCAGAATTCAAGCATATTGTTACTAAACATTGGAATGTAGGAATCTATGGGACTCCAATGTATACAGCGGTGAAAAGAATGAAAGCCATGAAAAGTGACTTAAAGAAGCTGAATAGAAACAACTTTCATGACAATGAAAAGAATGCTCATATAATGTTACTGTCTTTACATTCTCTCCAAGCTGAACTCAGGACTCAACCTCAGGATGTCCACCTGATTGAGGCAGAAAGAAAAGCTGCTGATGGCGATAGGCAGCTTCAAGAGGCAAGGAATGCATTTTTACTTCAAAAATCTAAAGCACAGTGGTTGGAAGAAGGGGATGATAACACAACTTATTTCCATTCTGTACTTAAGAAAAGAAGAGCTGCTAATAAAGTTGTCCAAATTGAGGATGCAAATGGTAGAGTGCTGAACCAGGTTCAAGATATTAATGAAGCTTTTGAAAGTTACTATAAGAATTTGCTTGGGATGAGTAATAATGTGAAGAGAGTACACATCCCTACTGTTAGGAAGGGAAAGATACTAAATGCTGCATATATTACTAGTCTGAATCAACCAGTCACTAGAGAGGAGATTAAGCAG GATTTTTTCCATTCTAGTAAACTCTTGAAGCAGGTTAACAATACTACCCTTACTCTTATTCCTAAGTTGGAGCACCCTAAGAAT GATATGCTTAAGGCTCTGAACTTTCCTAACCATTTCATCCATCTATTGATGGAATGTGTTACTACTCCTCATTACTCTCTTTCCCTGAATGGAGAATTATTTAGATATTTTCAAGGAAAAAGAGGTTTGAGACAGGGTGATTCTCTGTCTCCCCTCTTGTTTACTGTTTGCTTGGAATACTTGTCAAGGATTTTGAATAGATTGACTGAACTGGATGGCTTAAAGCATCACCCTCTTTGCAAGAAGCTGAACCTCACACATTTATGTTTTGCTGATGATTTATTAGTATTCTGTAGAGGGGATTGGGCTTCAATGGTTGCTGTAATGAGAGCTTTTGCTACATTTACTGCTGCTTCAGAGTTACAGATGAACAAACAGAAGGCAAATGTTTATGGAAATGGACTGCCTAGTAATCTGCTGGAAAGGTTTGCTGAGCTAACTGGTCTTAAAATAGATAAGCTGCCATTTAAATATTTGGGAGTACCTATTTCTGTTAAGAAACTGTTTGTTCTAGACTGTAATATGCTGGTGGAGAAGGTGGTGGATAGAATTAGATCTCTGGGCACAAAAAAATTATCATATGCAGGAAGGTTAGTTTTGAGTAAAAGTGTGCTAAGTACACTTCATAGCTACTAG